The Staphylococcus sp. 17KM0847 DNA segment AACAGCTTCCGAGACAAAGTTTTCAGAAGCAATCAATTCAATGTTGTTATTTTGACGATTGAATTCTTTCTGGATTGCATCAAAAACAGATTGATCTTGTTTTGCAATAAATGACATAGACAGTTCCCTCTTTTCTATTAAAGTTGATATTTTGCACGTTCGCCACCAATCTTCTTCGGTCGACTTGTTGCAACTGTGACGATTGCTTCACCTATTCTCTTAATAGAGGTACGAACAGGTACTGCAACATGTTTAAGATGCATACCAATGAGCGTCTGACCAATATCAATCCCTTTGTCCGCACAGATAAACTCTACGACAATTGGATCTTTCATATGACGATATGCATATGTGGCTAATGATCCTCCTGCATGCGTGTCTGGAACAACAGACACTTGTTCCATCACATACGGGTTAAAATCTTTACGCTCAATTGTTAATGCACGATTAATATGTTCACAACCTTGATACGCAAAAACAACACCTGTTTCATGCTGCACTTGTACAAGTGCTTCATAAATTTCTTTTGCAATATCTAGTGAACCCGCAGTTCCAATACGATTGCCTTGTACTTCAGAAGTCGAACACCCAATCACACATAGCTCTCCATTACCAAAGAAAGATTTTGACTTGAGTTCATCTAATAACTGGTTAAAGTCTTCCATTACCATGACCTCCTTATGATTATGTATGACTCAAAACATACAGCTATTAGACACTCTTCTTACATGCTGTATGTTTACTATTATAACTTATTTTTTCTATGACTTATACTGATTACTTAATTTTATTGCATATCTAATTGTTTTGCCAACTGACTAATAAGCGCTGTCAATTGGTCAAATGTTTCTTTGTACATTTCATAACTTCCACCATAGGGATCCGACACTTCATAAGTTGTGCCCACATATTCACTCAATGTTGCAACACGGACATCATCTCCATAAATCATGCGAATATGTTGCTTATGTCCTGAAGTCATAGTCAATATTAAGTCTGCTCGACTGTCATCCTCAGTAAATGGTTCTGAACCTTGTGGCACATCATAATCCCCGGCACTTAATAATGTTTGAGCATGTGCAGAAACACGCATACCTTGTTGTGCCATCAAGCCTCTGGATATAATATTATGCTGAGGTAAAAGCGCACGTGCAATTCCTTCTGCCATTGGACTACGGCATGTATTACCTGTACAAACAAATACAATTTTCATTATAATTCACCCTCTACATATTGGTAATTTGCGGCTTTACACATACGATTGCGTAAGGCTTCAGCTTCTTCATGATGTGGATAACCGTAAATATAGGCTTGTTCAACATCTACAAGTTGATCAACTTTATGTAATGCATCGTATAAATTATAATTGGCTTGCTGTATATCTTCTTCAGTATCACTTAAGATAATAGTATATGCTTCTTCTGGCAACAATGGTATGAATGATTTAGGGACGATAAATACAATATGTGACCATTCTTTATATCTCAACGCATTAATCGAATGTTCTAAGTTCTCGAAAATGGCTATTGGTGTTTCAGGTGCATAGTGTTTATATTTCATCCCCGGTGCAATAGGTTTCTCCATATCTTCTGAACGCACTTCATCTACTGCATTAGGTAAAATATCATTGAGCATATTCCGTGTAATTGTCCCCGGTCTCGCAACACGGT contains these protein-coding regions:
- a CDS encoding TIGR01440 family protein codes for the protein MEDFNQLLDELKSKSFFGNGELCVIGCSTSEVQGNRIGTAGSLDIAKEIYEALVQVQHETGVVFAYQGCEHINRALTIERKDFNPYVMEQVSVVPDTHAGGSLATYAYRHMKDPIVVEFICADKGIDIGQTLIGMHLKHVAVPVRTSIKRIGEAIVTVATSRPKKIGGERAKYQL
- a CDS encoding low molecular weight protein arginine phosphatase translates to MKIVFVCTGNTCRSPMAEGIARALLPQHNIISRGLMAQQGMRVSAHAQTLLSAGDYDVPQGSEPFTEDDSRADLILTMTSGHKQHIRMIYGDDVRVATLSEYVGTTYEVSDPYGGSYEMYKETFDQLTALISQLAKQLDMQ